The region CCGCAGCAGAGAGCCGAAGTCGTTGGCGCGGCGAATCGGCACGTTCCTGATGGTCGGTCTCCTCGCCGCCGGCACGTTCGCGTCGCTCGACGCCGAGGCGAAGCGCATGGGCGGCGGCCGCAGCGTCGGTCGCCAGTCGCAGTCGCTGCAGCAGCGGCAGGCGACGCCGCCCGCGCAGCAGCCGATGCAGCAGGCCGCGCCCACGCAGGCGCCGCGCCAGCAGCCGACGCCCGCCGCGCAGCCGAACCGCTCGCGCTGGCTCGGCCCGATCGCCGGTCTCGCGGCCGGCCTCGGCATCGCGGCGCTGCTGTCGCACCTCGGTCTCGGCGGCGCGTTCGCCGGCATGATGGCGAACGTCATCGTGATCGCGCTGCTCGCGATGGCGGGCATCTGGCTCGTGCGCAAGTTCATGAACCGCCGCGGCGCGCAGCAGCCGGCGTACGCGGGCGGTCAGCCGACGCTGAACCGCGGCCATGACGGCTACAGCCAGGACGCGGGTGTCCAGCGCCCGGCGGCGCCCGGCGGCGCGTTCCCGGGTTCGGGCAGCGCGTACGCGGGCGAAGCGCAGCGCGTGTTCGGCGGCGCGGCCGCGGCCACGGCTGCCGCCGCCGCGCCCGCGGTGCCGGCGGGCTTCGACACCGAAGCGTTCCTGCGCAACGCGAAAGTCTATTTCGTGCGCCTGCAGGCCGCGTGGGACGAGGGCAATCTCGCCGACATCCGCGAGTTCACGACGCCCGAGATGTTCGCCGAGGTGAAGATCGACCTCGACGGTCGCGGCGCGGGCGCGAACCAGACGGACGTCGTGCAGCTCGACGCCGAACTGCTCGCGGTGGAGGATCGCGGCGGCGAGCACCTGGCGAGCGTGCGTTTCCACGGTTTGATCCGCGAGACGCAGGGCGCGGCGGCCGAGCCGTTCGACGAGGTGTGGAACCTGTCGAAGTCGGGCAGCCAGGGCTGGCTCCTCGCCGGCATTCAGCAGGCGAGCACGCACTGACGGAAGTCGGGCCGCGCGTCGTGCGTCGCGAGGCCGCGCCCGAACCGACGTTACAATAGAAGCCCGCGCAGGCGCCCTGCTTGCGCGGGTTTTTCATTGCCAGCCCGATGACCCTTGCCGCCAAGCCCTTTGCCGCCGCCGTCAATCACCTGCTCGCCCGTGAATCCTG is a window of Burkholderia mallei ATCC 23344 DNA encoding:
- a CDS encoding Tim44 domain-containing protein, which produces MSVSRSSFNRSREPKSLARRIGTFLMVGLLAAGTFASLDAEAKRMGGGRSVGRQSQSLQQRQATPPAQQPMQQAAPTQAPRQQPTPAAQPNRSRWLGPIAGLAAGLGIAALLSHLGLGGAFAGMMANVIVIALLAMAGIWLVRKFMNRRGAQQPAYAGGQPTLNRGHDGYSQDAGVQRPAAPGGAFPGSGSAYAGEAQRVFGGAAAATAAAAAPAVPAGFDTEAFLRNAKVYFVRLQAAWDEGNLADIREFTTPEMFAEVKIDLDGRGAGANQTDVVQLDAELLAVEDRGGEHLASVRFHGLIRETQGAAAEPFDEVWNLSKSGSQGWLLAGIQQASTH